A region of the Salvia splendens isolate huo1 chromosome 11, SspV2, whole genome shotgun sequence genome:
gatgatttgatgtgataaatggatgatgaatgtatgtatttatagatgattttggggaaaaaaaactataaaaaaaaatcaaaaaaattcagaaaaaacggaaaaaaacggctatatttttggaatttggaatatatatatatttttattttttatcattttatataattaaaaatcgaattttaaaataaaataaaaaaataattcaaaggcaacggctatgccgttgcccaatcgtaagccgccacgtcgccAGCGGCGGCGGTATGCGTCCTCGCCGCTGACATGGACGGACGCGGGGCCGCtgtccaccgttgtggatgctctgaagGTTGATGTCTTGGAAAAAATTGTAATTACATAGTAGTAATATTCTTAAAAAGGCTGTTCCTTTCTTACACTTGATTCGACTAGAGATCCAAATGACACACATATCAAAACACTAATAATCTGATTATGAATTTGTATCTCAAGTTAAAAATTATTGAGTTTGGTTTACAAAAACTCAGGATGTACCACAGCACTTGAAAAGTTTAGTGCCTTTTTGAGCTTCCGTTGATCAAATATCTCAACTTCCACTAAGAATGAAGAACTCACTGGTCGATGATCTGAAATCCTCATCTCTGATCTCTTGTAATACAGCTGCTTAATCCCTTTACCAAACCATAGTATCCTGTCACACCTGCATACCATATATTGTTATATTTATAAGTTATAACCCAAATCAAAATGTTTGTTGAGTTAAATGGAGATTATTCTTTAAGCATTCATTTCTGCCTGTTTGGTCCAGACCAAGTAGTCCTATATCCTAAACATGaaatttaggaccaaaatcTGTTATATTGTCTAACTGGGGAACCTATAAATGTTTGGTCGGAGTGAAAGCTGTATCTAACTAACCACATTCTTTTGTGGTTCCTATAAATTTCCTTTAtgaaaattttcttaaatcaaaGATTGTGACTTACCATGCTGGGGatcttttcttttctccttTAGGATTTTGACCAACGTATCTATCTGTGTTGATTTCATACTTATAAGTTGGAGCAAAGTTGATCATCCCTTCTTTCCACCCATCAAACACATGTCCATTTCTCAGTTCCCGGCTTAACTGCGAACATGCTCTAACTATTACAGTTCTGCTTAATTTGTTTGACCCTTACTACTTAAAACATCAAGCTTTAATAGTAATGGTAGTTCCAGTTTAGGTCTATACCTGATCGTTGTTGAGAAGCACAGCCCACTGCTTCCTCTCGACAAGCTCTCTCACTTCTGAATCCGACATATTGATCCGATAATTCAAATCTCCAAACCAGAATATCTTGCTGTTCGTTGAGAGATTGTGTAAtcagtcatttttttataatcaagAGCACATAGAATACAAGAAAGGACCAtttaatgaaagaaaagttaATGTTTTTATTGCCAAAAGTATTAGTTCAAGCTTCGATTTCAAATCATAAAGCATAATCTTTAACAAGATATGGCTTTCTTACTCGTGAGAGGGGATTGTCTGAGGCTGATCAATGTCAAAGAGGGTTGAGAAATGAGTCCGCCTTATGATTTCAAGAACATCAGCGTTGCGCCTTTGCTCGGCCCCAATTTTTTCGCCCGAGGTTAGATGAGAGCAGACAAAGCATAGACGACTATGAAAGAGCGACATGCTTATGGAAACAGATCCCTGTGAGAGGCAAAAAGGAAGCAGTAAGGTCAACAACTGTGGTATAATCTTCACAATTTAAGACATGAAATTGTCATTTAATGATTAAGATGAAGGTGCATCATGATACTTTCACAAAAACTGGACTTCAAAAACAGAGGAATGAGCAAACCTTGTTGCCCATATAACCCATAAGCCCCACTCCAACTGGAGAGACCTTCAAGTGGTTTATGTGTCGCCTCAGCTTTCTGCGCACCCACACCGACACATATATTCCGACCATCTGTTTACTCACGATCCGTACATACACTGGCTGCGACTTTCTTGGAGTGGTTGACACTGCATCCTCATTTCTGAAATCTGACATATCCGCGAAACAATCTTCTTCCTCTCCAGGAATTTCATCCAACTCCTCAGACAGATAATCCACAGCTTCATCGAGCTCACCATGTTGATCCATGTGGATCGTCTGTAGATTTCCAAAGCTTCTGTGCATCCTCTTTAATCGTGGGAAATTTTGAGGGCTGGAGGTAAGACCATTACTCGTCCAGCCTATTCTTGCTGAGCTGCTCAGCACTCTTCGTAGGGACCTAGACGATATACCTTGATGAGATGTAGCATCAAGTGATTGCTCTGGCCAGTCCAATCTGTTGTCCCAGATATTCTTCCTACTGATCTTCGAGTCACTGTCCATAGTGGCGCCTCCAGAATTATCGGGAAATATGTCGAGTGCAGGAGTATCTGCCTCATCAGCCAATGTATCAGAAGCAGAGGAAGTCCTGAAAACAGGAGAGGGCGGTGCGCTGTAGCTTTTGTGTTTGCTTCCGGGTTCTGCTGACTTATTCAATGTTCTGCGGATGATAGCCTCCCATTTGGAGATCGGCCTTCTGCATTCTGCAACAAGAACGTTGCCTGCACTCAAGGGAACCACTTCCTGGAAGCTGTGATGACCCATAAAAGGAAATTAGGATTATTGAGTGCTTTCAAGAATAAACAGAAACTTAGGAGAAAACTACAGTTTCCATATATGAATATTTCTGGTGATCTCAAGTAGTTATGGTCAAATCACAGAGTCCAATTGGTGTGAAATCAAGAGAGAAATTTTGagaagattttcttgagacacGAATATGATGCACGAATAGCTATCAATCTTCCAAATGATTTCAAGATTTTGCTGCTAATCTTACCCGAATATGTATATATCAGCTGGCTCTTGCATACACAGCCATTCGTCAATATCAAGATCAGCATCTGGAATTCTTCCAGCAACATTCCAAGTACCTATACTTACTCTGCATGCACGAAATCACTTCCTTACCACAGAAGTCGAACAAATAAAACCAGTCCAATAACAGCCGAGTAGGAGATGTTAAAAGTAACATCACTACAGGCAACACTAGAAATTTATGATTTCTTACTGAGCCAAACCTCACATCTTTTGTATTTATATACTGAAGTCGCAGAGTTTCTGATTTTCCCCTCCTGTGTTTCAATGATATTCCAGTTGGAGGTTTACCTGGATTATCAGAATCATTTAGCATCAAGACCGGATATTATTTGAGAAATTCACATTCCAAAAGTTGGAGGCAT
Encoded here:
- the LOC121753959 gene encoding type I inositol polyphosphate 5-phosphatase 2-like isoform X1 — encoded protein: MKRQSRRGKRSEPFWPSIMMKKWLNIKPKVYDFSEDEVDTESEDDACSCKDESTMLDDHDDSTRGFQSACSTKTTSGKPPTGISLKHRRGKSETLRLQYINTKDVRVSIGTWNVAGRIPDADLDIDEWLCMQEPADIYIFGFQEVVPLSAGNVLVAECRRPISKWEAIIRRTLNKSAEPGSKHKSYSAPPSPVFRTSSASDTLADEADTPALDIFPDNSGGATMDSDSKISRKNIWDNRLDWPEQSLDATSHQGISSRSLRRVLSSSARIGWTSNGLTSSPQNFPRLKRMHRSFGNLQTIHMDQHGELDEAVDYLSEELDEIPGEEEDCFADMSDFRNEDAVSTTPRKSQPVYVRIVSKQMVGIYVSVWVRRKLRRHINHLKVSPVGVGLMGYMGNKGSVSISMSLFHSRLCFVCSHLTSGEKIGAEQRRNADVLEIIRRTHFSTLFDIDQPQTIPSHDKIFWFGDLNYRINMSDSEVRELVERKQWAVLLNNDQLSRELRNGHVFDGWKEGMINFAPTYKYEINTDRYVGQNPKGEKKRSPAWCDRILWFGKGIKQLYYKRSEMRISDHRPVSSSFLVEVEIFDQRKLKKALNFSSAVVHPEFL
- the LOC121753959 gene encoding type I inositol polyphosphate 5-phosphatase 2-like isoform X2, which encodes MKRQSRRGKRSEPFWPSIMMKKWLNIKPKVYDFSEDEVDTESEDDACSCKDESTMLDDHDDSTRGFQSACSTKTTSGKPPTGISLKHRRGKSETLRLQYINTKDVRVSIGTWNVAGRIPDADLDIDEWLCMQEPADIYIFGFQEVVPLSAGNVLVAECRRPISKWEAIIRRTLNKSAEPGSKHKSYSAPPSPVFRTSSASDTLADEADTPALDIFPDNSGGATMDSDSKISRKNIWDNRLDWPEQSLDATSHQGISSRSLRRVLSSSARIGWTSNGLTSSPQNFPRLKRMHRSFGNLQTIHMDQHGELDEAVDYLSEELDEIPGEEEDCFADMSDFRNEDAVSTTPRKSQPVYVRIVSKQMVGIYVSVWVRRKLRRHINHLKVSPVGVGLMGYMGNKGSVSISMSLFHSRLCFVCSHLTSGEKIGAEQRRNADVLEIIRRTHFSTLFDIDQPQTIPSHDKIFWFGDLNYRINMSDSEVRELVERKQWAVLLNNDQV